One Primulina huaijiensis isolate GDHJ02 chromosome 5, ASM1229523v2, whole genome shotgun sequence DNA segment encodes these proteins:
- the LOC140977293 gene encoding exocyst complex component EXO70A1-like has translation MIHKSVTKTTKMATHDTAIVTLSERAALMRESMEKTQAITDNMVAILGSFDHRLSALETAMRPTQLRTHSIRRAHENIDKTLKAAEIILSQFDLSRKAEAKILRGPHEDLESYLEAVDQLRSIIRFFSSNKNLKSSIGVINQANTLLGKAIFKLEDEFRQLLTSYSKPVEPDRLTDCLPNPTKPSSASHGHDDSSGPKSSPEHQNKSLENAVRPPPALIPPRILPLLHEIAQQMIQAGHQQQLLNIYREARASAIEQTLRKLGVERLGKEDVQKMQWEVLEAKIGSWINFMRIVIKVLFAGEKKVCDEIFEGHDTLRDQCFSEVTSNSVTVLLSFGEAIAKSKRSPEKLFVLLDMYEIMRELQSEMDTIFKSKYCGDMREAAAVLTKRLAQTAQETFSDFEEAVEKDATKTAVLDGTVHPLTSYVINYVKFLFDYQSTLKLLFGEFGDGDVEEQLASITTRVMQALQSNLDGKSKLYKDPSLTQLFLMNNIHYIVRSVRRSEAKDLLGDDWVQINRRVVQQHANQYKRISWSKILQCLSIQGLQTGGSGSFGDGGSTSGVSRAMVKDRFKTFNMLFEELHQRQSQWTVPDSELRESLRLAVAEVLLPAYRSFIKRFGPLIEGGKNPQKYIRYSPEDLERMLAEFFEGKTWNEPRR, from the exons ATGATCCACAAATCTGTTACAAAAACTACAAAAATGGCGACACACGACACAGCAATTGTAACCCTAAGCGAGCGAGCGGCACTGATGAGGGAATCCATGGAGAAAACGCAGGCTATCACCGATAACATGGTGGCCATTCTCGGCTCCTTCGACCACCGCCTCTCTGCCCTCGAGACCGCCATGCGCCCCACTCAG TTGAGAACGCATTCAATAAGGAGGGCGCACGAGAACATCGACAAAACGCTAAAGGCCGCTGAGATTATTCTTAGTCAGTTTGATCTCTCACGCAAG GCTGAGGCTAAAATATTGAGGGGCCCGCATGAAGATTTAGAAAGTTACCTTGAAGCAGTTGATCAACTGAGGAGTATTATCCGTTTCTTCAGTAGCAACAAAAATCTTAAAAGTAGCATTGGGGTAATCAACCAGGCCAACACCTTACTTGGAAAGGCAATCTTCAAACTGGAAGACGAATTTCGACAGCTTCTCACATCATACAG CAAACCTGTGGAACCTGACCGCCTCACAGATTGCCTTCCCAACCCTACAAAGCCATCTTCAGCGTCACATGGACATGATGATTCCAGTGGACCCAAATCATCTCCAGAGCATCAAAATAAAAGTTTGGAAAATGCTGTTCGTCCCCCTCCGGCTCTAATTCCACCTAGAATTCTTCCTTTACTGCATGAAATTGCCCAGCAAATGATTCAAGCTGGTCATCAACAGCAACTACTTAACATATACAG GGAAGCTCGAGCTTCAGCTATAGAACAAACTCTCAGAAAACTGGGTGTGGAAAGATTGGGTAAAGAGGATGTACAAAAGATGCAATGGGAAGTTCTGGAGGCAAAGATTGGAAGCTGGATTAATTTTATGCGAATTGTT ATCAAAGTTTTGTTTGCTGGTGAAAAGAAAGTATGTGATGAGATATTTGAGGGTCACGATACTCTTAGAGATCAATGCTTCTCGGAAGTTACATCTAACAGTGTAACAGTGCTCCTTAGTTTTGGAGAAGCTATAGCGAAGAGCAAACGATCGCCTGAAAAATTGTTTGTCCTCCTAGACATGTATGAGATAATGCGAGAACTTCAGTCAGAG ATGGATACCATATTCAAGAGTAAATATTGTGGTGACATGCGAGAAGCTGCTGCAGTATTGACAAAACGTCTGGCTCAGACGGCCCAGGAAACATTTAGCGATTTTGAGGAAGCAGTTGAAAAAGATGCTACAAAAACTGCTGTTCTAGATGGAACAGTCCATCCTCTAACCAGCTATGTAATTAACTATGTGAAGTTTCTGTTTGA CTATCAATCAACTCTAAAGCTACTCTTCGGAGAGTTTGGTGATGGTGATGTGGAAGAGCAGTTGGCTTCTATAACAACACGTGTAATGCAGGCTCTTCAAAGTAACCTTGATGGCAAATCCAAATTATATAAAGATCCATCTTTAACTCAATTATTTCTGATGAACAATATTCACTATATTGTAAGATCTGTGCGCAG GTCAGAAGCAAAAGATCTGTTAGGTGATGACTGGGTGCAAATAAATAGAAGAGTCGTCCAACAGCATGCTAATCAGTACAAGAGGATCTCTTGGTCTAAG ATTCTACAGTGCCTATCCATTCAGGGACTTCAGACCGGTGGGAGTGGTTCTTTTGGAGATGGTGGCAGCACAAGCGGTGTTTCCCGCGCAATGGTGAAAGACAGATTCAAAACCTTCAATATGCTCTTTGAGGAGCTTCATCAAAGACAGTCTCAATGGACAGTACCAGACAGTGAATTACGGGAGTCTTTGAGGCTCGCAGTTGCTGAGGTCCTACTTCCTGCATATAGATCCTTCATTAAACGTTTTGG ACCTTTAATCGAGGGTGGAAAGAATCCACAGAAGTACATCCGATACAGTCCAGAAGATCTCGAAAGAATGCTGGCCGAGTTTTTCGAAGGGAAGACCTGGAACGAACCGAGGCGATAG
- the LOC140977794 gene encoding NDR1/HIN1-like protein 1, protein MSEKVCNHHESKWRKFTPRLLSGFFISAFIILLIVLLVWVILQPKKPIFILQDATIFNLNVSAPNIISTTLQITVFSSNPNSRIGIYYDKMDVYAAYHDQQITYFTAIPPVYQGNKDVNVWSPFVYGNTVPVAPYNGISLNQDQANGAVFMVIKLNGRVRWKVGTFVSGRYHLHVSCPAYIPLGNSKNNGISIGNAVKYELSQSCSVGV, encoded by the coding sequence ATGTCGGAGAAAGTATGCAACCACCACGAGAGCAAGTGGCGGAAATTCACCCCCAGATTGCTGTCCGGCTTCTTCATCTCCGCCTTCATAATCCTTCTCATCGTCCTCCTCGTCTGGGTAATCCTCCAGCCCAAAAAGCCAATATTCATTCTTCAAGACGCCACCATCTTTAACCTCAACGTCTCCGCCCCAAACATCATCTCCACCACCCTGCAGATCACAGTCTTTTCCAGCAACCCCAACTCCAGGATCGGCATCTACTACGACAAGATGGACGTGTACGCCGCCTACCACGACCAGCAGATCACTTACTTCACTGCTATCCCACCTGTTTATCAAGGCAACAAGGACGTCAACGTCTGGTCCCCATTCGTCTACGGCAACACCGTCCCTGTGGCGCCGTACAACGGCATTTCCCTCAACCAGGACCAGGCAAACGGCGCGGTATTCATGGTGATCAAGCTGAACGGCCGAGTTAGATGGAAAGTGGGGACGTTTGTTTCGGGGCGGTACCATTTACATGTGAGCTGCCCCGCCTACATCCCGCTCGGAAATAGCAAAAACAATGGAATTTCCATAGGGAACGCAGTTAAGTATGAGCTTTCACAGAGTTGTAGTGTTGGTGTTTGA
- the LOC140977294 gene encoding NDR1/HIN1-like protein 3 yields MGETKQPHLNGAYYGPSIPPPAKSYHRPGRRGGGGGGGCCCNPFTCCCSCIMNCICTCIFQIIITILIIVGIFVFICWLIFRPNTVKFYATDASLTEFNLNGTTLHYNLALNLTVRNPNKRIGIYYDQIEARAFYQGQRFSTVELTPFYQDKKSTNSLNADFKGQNLVLLGSKETLNYNDDKESGAFGVDVKLYLRIRLKFWFVKSTKVKPKIDCDLRIPLSSNGTASVSYESKRCDFDWR; encoded by the coding sequence ATGGGTGAAACCAAACAGCCCCATCTCAACGGCGCATACTACGGCCCATCAATTCCGCCGCCGGCGAAGTCCTACCACCGACCCGGACGtcgcggcggcggcggcggaggcGGGTGCTGCTGCAACCCCTTCACTTGCTGCTGCAGCTGCATCATGAACTGTATATGCACCTGCATATTTCAGATCATAATCACCATTCTTATAATCGTCGGCATTTTCGTCTTCATCTGCTGGCTGATTTTCCGACCCAACACCGTCAAGTTCTACGCCACCGACGCCTCGCTCACCGAATTCAACCTGAATGGCACCACGCTGCATTACAATCTCGCGCTTAACCTGACAGTTCGCAACCCTAACAAGAGAATCGGGATCTACTACGATCAGATCGAAGCACGTGCGTTTTACCAGGGGCAGAGATTCTCCACCGTGGAATTGACGCCTTTTTATCAGGATAAGAAGAGCACCAATTCGCTGAATGCCGATTTCAAGGGGCAGAACCTGGTTCTGCTTGGGAGTAAAGAGACCTTGAACTACAACGATGACAAGGAATCCGGCGCATTCGGCGTCGATGTAAAGCTTTACCTAAGGATCAGGTTGAAATTTTGGTTCGTGAAATCTACGAAAGtcaagcccaagattgattGCGATTTGAGAATCCCTTTGAGCTCCAACGGAACAGCATCTGTGAGTTACGAATCGAAGAGGTGTGATTTTGATTGGCGTTGA